In the Xiamenia xianingshaonis genome, one interval contains:
- a CDS encoding LysR family transcriptional regulator — protein MELRVLRYFLAVAEARGYSAASERLHVTQPTLSRQIADLERELGVVLFERGKRGKRLALTEDGELLRRRAEEICLLADRTESEFRSETDPVHGTVSVGGGETRGMLLLAHAAADLRHDHPDVTLDVFSGNAEDVCAKLDAGLVDFGLLLGTEGPDRYERMALPAFDTWGLLMRADDPLADRRLVRPADVEGLPLIVSRQTSGGGMLSTWLGRDLASCNIVGTYNLLYNASLMVEAKLGYAVCLDGIVAADGASGFAFRPFSPTLRQNMHLVWKRGAKLSRAARAYLDAVKRMTWPDEN, from the coding sequence GTGGAGCTTCGCGTCTTGCGATATTTTCTGGCCGTGGCCGAGGCGCGGGGGTACAGCGCCGCGTCCGAACGGCTGCATGTGACCCAACCCACGCTTTCGCGCCAGATCGCCGATTTGGAGCGCGAGCTGGGCGTCGTGCTGTTCGAGCGCGGCAAGCGCGGGAAGCGGCTGGCGCTGACCGAGGACGGCGAGCTGCTGCGTCGGCGCGCCGAGGAAATCTGCCTCTTGGCCGACCGCACGGAAAGCGAATTCCGGAGCGAGACCGACCCCGTGCACGGCACCGTGTCGGTCGGCGGGGGCGAAACGCGCGGGATGCTGCTTCTGGCGCATGCGGCCGCTGACCTGCGGCACGACCACCCGGACGTGACGCTTGACGTGTTCAGCGGCAACGCCGAGGACGTGTGCGCGAAGCTGGACGCAGGCCTGGTCGACTTCGGGCTGCTGCTCGGCACCGAAGGGCCCGACCGCTACGAGCGGATGGCGCTTCCCGCGTTCGACACGTGGGGGCTGCTCATGCGTGCCGACGACCCGCTGGCCGACAGGCGCCTCGTGCGCCCGGCAGACGTCGAGGGGCTGCCGCTCATCGTGTCGCGCCAGACGTCCGGCGGGGGCATGCTTTCGACGTGGCTCGGCCGCGACCTGGCCTCTTGCAACATCGTAGGCACCTACAACCTGCTGTACAACGCCTCTCTCATGGTGGAGGCCAAACTGGGGTACGCCGTCTGCCTCGACGGCATCGTGGCGGCCGACGGCGCGTCCGGCTTCGCATTCCGCCCGTTTTCGCCGACGCTGCGCCAAAACATGCACCTGGTGTGGAAGAGGGGCGCGAAACTGTCACGGGCCGCGCGGGCTTATCTGGACGCAGTCAAACGTATGACCTGGCCTGACGAGAACTGA
- a CDS encoding DNA-3-methyladenine glycosylase family protein produces the protein MAYFLYGDEATAWLSKRDKRMAQVIEAIGPVQREVVPDLFTAVAYNIIGQQISTKALETVWERLQTMLGEVEPKRVAAASVEELQACGTTFRKAEYVRDFAVRVREGSFDLDAVAAMDDEQAIAALTELRGIGRWTAEMILLFSLQRPDIFAEDDLAIQRGLRMVYRHRDIPHERFERYRRRFSPYGSVASLYLWAVAGGALPHLNDPAAKKRQGKR, from the coding sequence ATGGCATATTTTCTGTACGGCGACGAAGCGACCGCCTGGCTTTCGAAACGCGACAAGCGAATGGCCCAGGTCATCGAGGCGATCGGACCGGTACAACGAGAAGTTGTACCTGACTTGTTCACCGCGGTCGCCTACAACATCATCGGCCAGCAAATCTCGACGAAAGCGCTGGAAACCGTATGGGAGCGCCTGCAGACGATGCTCGGCGAAGTTGAGCCAAAACGCGTGGCCGCCGCAAGCGTCGAAGAGCTGCAGGCGTGCGGAACGACGTTTCGGAAGGCGGAATACGTACGCGACTTCGCCGTGCGCGTGCGCGAGGGCTCCTTCGACCTGGACGCCGTCGCCGCGATGGACGACGAGCAGGCCATCGCGGCCCTGACGGAGCTGCGCGGCATCGGCCGATGGACCGCCGAGATGATCCTGCTGTTCAGCCTGCAGCGCCCCGACATCTTTGCCGAAGACGACCTGGCCATCCAGCGCGGACTGCGCATGGTGTACCGACATCGGGACATACCTCACGAACGGTTCGAGCGCTACCGCCGCCGCTTCAGCCCCTACGGCTCGGTCGCGTCACTGTACCTGTGGGCGGTCGCCGGCGGCGCGCTGCCCCACCTGAACGACCCAGCGGCGAAGAAGCGGCAGGGGAAACGCTGA
- a CDS encoding DUF697 domain-containing protein, with the protein MEDDRKSQNYSEGRTAAQASGESGAGRRELGSSASASDGGGACAGPDASAESSAALAHADRPALSPRIVVPAAALAVFVLLAFIGSIASLGSQLMGVSPVLGGAYYVLVVACAVAGIGYPAVRTFRYPVFGISRLTSGNERERSKYARRVADNIIDRASLPGIDRKELLQVRDWKPDRLAAVYASVLEPVVDERIKTAAKASFVTTAVSQTLAFDMLSILAVDLRMIRGIVADCGFRPSALGVGSLYARSLKATLLAGGLEELDYTEMVSLMGGSAALEAGGVLVSSAGQGMANAFFTVRVGVIAKALLLDANPPDMRTLRRQSYRQALTFLKTCGLAEDVRDAAAEAAKAAVKTAAKKAGQAKDAAIEKAASARDQAGIAARSAASRMGEGADALAHRTRDAFARGARATAEKASSLAAGVSAKASRRAVRAGRGRRSDPRLPEGDDDGRGSASGEL; encoded by the coding sequence ATGGAAGATGATCGGAAGAGTCAGAATTACTCCGAAGGACGGACGGCTGCGCAGGCATCAGGTGAAAGCGGCGCCGGGCGGCGCGAGCTCGGCTCGTCGGCAAGCGCTTCTGATGGCGGGGGCGCCTGCGCCGGCCCCGATGCTTCCGCCGAATCCTCTGCGGCGCTGGCGCACGCCGACCGCCCCGCATTGTCTCCGCGCATCGTCGTGCCGGCGGCGGCTCTGGCCGTGTTCGTGCTGCTGGCGTTCATCGGGTCGATCGCTTCGCTCGGCAGCCAGCTCATGGGCGTGTCGCCTGTGCTTGGCGGCGCCTACTACGTGCTGGTCGTAGCGTGCGCAGTGGCGGGCATCGGGTATCCAGCGGTGCGCACGTTCCGGTACCCGGTGTTCGGGATTTCTCGTTTGACCAGCGGAAACGAACGCGAGCGCAGCAAGTATGCCCGGCGGGTGGCCGACAACATCATCGACCGCGCCAGCCTTCCCGGCATCGATCGGAAAGAGCTTCTGCAGGTGCGCGACTGGAAGCCCGACCGTTTGGCGGCCGTGTACGCGAGCGTGCTCGAGCCCGTGGTGGACGAGCGCATCAAAACCGCGGCCAAGGCGTCGTTCGTGACGACGGCCGTCTCGCAAACGCTCGCCTTCGACATGCTGTCGATTCTGGCGGTCGACCTGCGCATGATTCGCGGCATCGTGGCCGATTGCGGCTTCCGTCCGAGCGCTCTGGGCGTGGGCAGCCTGTATGCGCGCTCGCTCAAGGCGACGCTTTTGGCGGGCGGTTTGGAAGAGCTTGACTACACCGAGATGGTCAGCCTCATGGGCGGCAGCGCGGCGCTTGAGGCGGGCGGCGTGCTGGTGTCGTCGGCCGGCCAGGGCATGGCGAACGCGTTTTTCACCGTGCGCGTGGGCGTCATCGCAAAAGCCCTGCTCTTGGACGCGAATCCGCCCGACATGCGCACGCTGCGGCGCCAGTCGTACCGGCAGGCCCTCACGTTTTTGAAGACGTGCGGCCTTGCCGAAGACGTGCGCGACGCGGCGGCGGAAGCGGCGAAGGCGGCGGTCAAAACGGCGGCGAAAAAGGCCGGCCAGGCGAAGGATGCGGCCATCGAGAAGGCGGCGTCCGCGCGAGACCAGGCGGGAATCGCGGCGCGGTCGGCGGCGAGCCGGATGGGCGAAGGCGCCGACGCGCTGGCGCACCGCACGCGGGACGCGTTTGCGCGGGGAGCAAGGGCCACCGCCGAAAAAGCGTCGTCGCTGGCGGCGGGCGTGTCGGCGAAAGCTTCGCGGCGGGCCGTTCGCGCGGGGCGGGGCCGCCGGTCCGACCCGAGGCTTCCCGAGGGGGACGATGACGGGCGCGGTTCGGCGTCTGGTGAGCTATAA
- a CDS encoding uracil-xanthine permease family protein encodes MGMDHPTSPEACEDAQKKVAPKEPAVDAASGKGCGKGFDRQALFDLDGAIPPQRAVPYGLQHILAMFVANLAPIYIVAAAASLDQAMTSTLIQNAMLIAGLGTLIQLFPVWRVGSGLPIVMGISFTFVSVLCGIVATYGYGAAIGAVLVGGVVEGVLGLFARYWRRFISPIVAAVVVTAIGFSLLGVGAVSFGGGSGAPDFGSAQNLLLGMVSLVSCLVFQVVAKGFAKQLSVLFGLAIGYAVALCLGAVDLSGFQSLSLFALPQVMPVVPEFRLDAIVPLVLIFLVSATETIGDTSALTMVGLDREVRDRELSGSIACDGFTSSLSGLFGCLPITSFSQNVGLIAMTKVVNRRAIASGAVIMVAAAFVPLISVVFSSLPEAVLGGCTIMMFGNIIVSGFQMIARAGFTQRNIIIAALSLAVGLGFTQVGDLFVIFPQIVQEVFAQNCVATVFLVALVANLALPKEAHVKLDEQYDGSHTPRTPTSEEIAEARATLAAAGASPATDAGGCNPIAEAEVRAKA; translated from the coding sequence ATGGGCATGGACCACCCGACTTCTCCAGAAGCATGCGAAGACGCGCAAAAAAAGGTTGCGCCGAAGGAACCGGCAGTCGACGCTGCGTCTGGCAAGGGCTGCGGGAAGGGGTTTGACCGGCAGGCCTTGTTCGACTTGGACGGGGCCATTCCGCCCCAACGTGCGGTGCCGTATGGCTTGCAGCACATTTTGGCGATGTTCGTGGCGAACTTGGCGCCTATTTATATCGTTGCCGCAGCGGCAAGCCTTGACCAGGCCATGACGTCGACGCTTATCCAAAACGCCATGCTCATCGCTGGCCTCGGCACGCTTATCCAGCTGTTTCCGGTGTGGCGGGTCGGCAGCGGGCTGCCCATCGTGATGGGCATCAGCTTCACGTTCGTCAGCGTGCTGTGCGGCATCGTGGCAACCTATGGATACGGTGCGGCCATCGGCGCGGTGCTGGTCGGCGGTGTCGTGGAAGGAGTGCTTGGCCTGTTCGCGCGGTACTGGCGGCGCTTCATCAGCCCCATCGTGGCGGCAGTGGTGGTTACGGCCATCGGATTTTCCCTGCTTGGTGTGGGGGCCGTCAGCTTCGGTGGCGGCTCGGGCGCACCGGATTTCGGCAGTGCGCAAAACCTGCTGCTCGGGATGGTGTCGCTTGTCAGCTGTCTGGTGTTCCAGGTGGTCGCCAAAGGGTTCGCCAAGCAGCTGTCGGTGCTGTTCGGCCTGGCCATCGGGTATGCGGTGGCGCTTTGTCTCGGGGCTGTCGACCTGTCGGGCTTCCAGTCGCTGTCGCTGTTCGCGCTGCCACAGGTCATGCCGGTCGTGCCGGAATTCCGCCTTGACGCCATCGTGCCGCTCGTGCTCATCTTCTTGGTGTCGGCCACCGAAACCATCGGCGACACGTCGGCGCTCACCATGGTGGGCCTCGACCGCGAGGTGCGCGACCGCGAGCTGTCCGGCTCGATCGCCTGCGACGGCTTCACGTCGTCGCTTTCGGGCCTGTTCGGCTGTTTGCCCATCACGTCGTTTTCGCAGAACGTCGGCCTGATCGCTATGACGAAGGTCGTGAACCGGCGGGCCATTGCGTCGGGCGCCGTCATCATGGTCGCCGCTGCGTTCGTGCCGCTCATCTCGGTGGTGTTCAGCTCGCTGCCTGAAGCGGTGTTGGGCGGGTGCACCATCATGATGTTCGGCAACATCATCGTGTCGGGCTTCCAGATGATCGCACGGGCCGGCTTCACGCAGCGCAACATCATCATTGCAGCGTTGTCGCTGGCGGTTGGTCTGGGCTTTACCCAGGTGGGGGACTTGTTCGTCATCTTCCCGCAGATCGTGCAGGAGGTGTTTGCGCAGAACTGCGTGGCGACGGTGTTTTTGGTGGCGCTGGTCGCAAACCTCGCGCTGCCGAAAGAAGCTCACGTGAAGCTGGACGAGCAATACGACGGCAGCCACACGCCGCGCACTCCCACGTCCGAAGAGATCGCCGAAGCGCGAGCGACGTTGGCTGCGGCGGGCGCAAGCCCTGCGACGGACGCAGGCGGATGCAACCCGATCGCAGAAGCGGAAGTCCGAGCCAAAGCATAG
- a CDS encoding ABC transporter ATP-binding protein: MPVIETRQLTKTFGRIRAVDGVSLAVNQGDIYGFVGKNGAGKSTLMKMVCGLTTPTAGEVRLFDGPPCGGNPRIGVLIEEAGLLPNLSAMENVMAKSLVIGLPDAKKRCEDVLAAVGLDPASRLATKRFSLGMRRRLGIALALVGSPDALVLDEPFNGLDPEGTRAMRQLLMHLNEASGVTVFISSHVIDQLDRMATRYGIIAEGRLTAEMTAEDVQEACAESLRVRTDDLTRTTALLQDRLPGVRMRVDADGAIVMPGLTDSAPVASVLRDAGLLVYEMSVQRRDVEDYFVSLMEGGRHA, from the coding sequence ATGCCTGTCATAGAAACACGGCAGCTCACGAAGACGTTCGGCCGCATTCGTGCGGTCGACGGCGTGAGCCTGGCCGTCAACCAAGGCGACATCTACGGCTTCGTCGGAAAAAACGGCGCCGGCAAGTCGACGCTCATGAAAATGGTGTGCGGGCTGACGACGCCCACGGCGGGCGAAGTGCGGCTGTTCGACGGTCCGCCGTGCGGCGGCAACCCGCGCATCGGCGTGCTCATTGAGGAGGCAGGCCTTCTGCCCAATTTGTCCGCAATGGAAAACGTCATGGCGAAATCGCTGGTCATTGGCTTGCCGGACGCGAAGAAGCGCTGCGAAGACGTGCTTGCGGCCGTCGGGCTCGATCCGGCGAGCCGCCTGGCGACCAAGCGCTTCTCGCTTGGCATGCGGCGGCGTCTGGGCATTGCGCTTGCGCTGGTGGGCAGCCCCGATGCGCTCGTCCTCGACGAGCCGTTCAACGGGCTTGATCCGGAAGGCACCCGCGCCATGCGCCAGCTGCTCATGCACTTGAACGAGGCGTCCGGCGTGACCGTTTTCATCAGTTCGCACGTGATCGACCAGCTCGATCGTATGGCGACTCGCTACGGCATCATCGCCGAAGGCCGCCTGACGGCTGAAATGACCGCCGAGGACGTGCAGGAGGCGTGCGCGGAAAGCCTTCGCGTGCGTACCGACGACCTGACGCGAACGACGGCGCTGCTGCAAGACCGTCTGCCCGGCGTGCGCATGCGCGTCGACGCCGACGGCGCCATCGTCATGCCGGGCTTGACCGATTCCGCGCCGGTGGCGTCCGTGTTGCGCGACGCCGGCCTGCTCGTGTACGAAATGTCGGTGCAACGCCGCGACGTGGAGGATTATTTCGTGTCGCTCATGGAGGGGGGACGTCATGCTTAA
- a CDS encoding response regulator transcription factor, whose amino-acid sequence MASVLIIEDDADLNDVMAVRLGREGHACVQAWSGTEALLRLDRERFDLIVCDLMLPGSPGETIVETLRARADATPVLVVSARMAPMDKVTLLKLGADDYLAKPFDLDELAARVAVQLRHAARLQAASVAGSSAAASASASPAPPLAFGRWTLDADAFSFCVDGEPVSLTPMEFSLMETMMRQPSKAFTKQELFEAAAGEPYMVEDNTLNVHVSHIRAKLKPSGTDACLVTVWGVGFKLVERP is encoded by the coding sequence GTGGCATCTGTGCTCATCATTGAAGACGACGCTGATCTCAACGATGTCATGGCCGTGCGTCTCGGCCGCGAAGGCCATGCGTGCGTGCAGGCGTGGTCGGGCACCGAGGCGCTGCTGCGGCTTGACCGGGAGCGGTTCGACCTCATCGTGTGCGACCTCATGCTGCCCGGATCGCCTGGCGAAACCATCGTTGAAACCCTGCGCGCCCGGGCCGACGCCACGCCGGTGCTGGTCGTGTCTGCCCGCATGGCGCCGATGGACAAGGTGACGCTGCTCAAGCTCGGCGCCGACGACTACCTGGCAAAACCCTTCGACCTGGACGAACTGGCCGCCCGCGTCGCCGTGCAGCTGCGCCACGCCGCGCGTCTCCAGGCCGCCTCCGTTGCGGGCTCGTCCGCCGCGGCTTCCGCCTCCGCGTCGCCTGCGCCCCCGCTTGCGTTCGGCCGCTGGACCCTTGATGCGGACGCCTTCTCATTCTGCGTCGACGGCGAGCCCGTTTCGCTCACGCCCATGGAGTTTTCCCTGATGGAAACGATGATGCGCCAACCGAGCAAGGCGTTCACGAAGCAAGAGCTCTTCGAGGCCGCCGCCGGCGAGCCCTACATGGTCGAGGACAACACCTTGAACGTCCACGTGTCGCACATCCGCGCAAAGCTCAAGCCCAGCGGCACCGACGCCTGCCTCGTCACCGTCTGGGGCGTCGGCTTCAAGCTGGTCGAGCGTCCCTAG
- a CDS encoding IS256 family transposase, with translation MNTLDEFAPGGNRMPRFDDGMVNMQELIRTMAEALVNEIMSAQADELCDSSENTRNGYRERKLTTCVGTITMRIPKLRIGSYFPDELIERYSRVDRAVVAAVAEMYATGVSTRKVERVARKLGIDKMSPSQVSRISSALDASVEDLQKRTFDGTRFPYLWLDATYVKCRTEGHVASVALVSAIAAADDGYRRVVGFDVVDAESYPSWLGFLRSLKERGVDGVACVTSDAHAGLRRAIEEVFAGAAWQRCVIHLERNVCACAKTRRARSLIGRVVASVFREEDPHLVRELYSRAIDEVGAICKSAGELLEEAEADALAYLDFPKEHRRRLRTNNVQERTNREIKRRSRVVQVFPSAASLVRLVGAVLAEQDEDWSARRYFSGPSIAKTFERREPEPKPCDVEEIARKAATIIGIAKDENVAIGKRAA, from the coding sequence ATGAACACTTTAGACGAATTTGCCCCTGGCGGGAACCGGATGCCGAGATTCGATGACGGCATGGTGAACATGCAGGAGCTCATCCGCACGATGGCCGAGGCCCTCGTCAACGAGATCATGTCCGCCCAGGCGGACGAGCTCTGCGATTCTTCGGAGAACACGAGAAACGGCTATCGCGAGCGCAAGCTCACCACCTGCGTCGGCACGATCACCATGAGGATCCCGAAGCTCAGGATCGGCTCATACTTCCCGGACGAGCTCATAGAGCGCTACTCGCGCGTTGATCGCGCCGTCGTCGCCGCGGTCGCGGAGATGTATGCGACGGGCGTGTCCACCAGGAAGGTCGAGCGAGTGGCGCGGAAGCTCGGCATAGACAAGATGAGCCCCTCCCAGGTCTCCAGGATCTCATCCGCCCTCGACGCGTCGGTCGAGGACCTGCAGAAGAGGACCTTCGACGGCACGCGCTTTCCCTACCTGTGGCTCGACGCCACCTACGTCAAGTGCAGGACGGAGGGCCATGTGGCCTCGGTCGCCCTGGTCTCGGCCATAGCGGCCGCCGACGACGGCTACCGCCGCGTCGTCGGGTTCGACGTCGTGGACGCCGAGTCGTACCCGAGTTGGCTCGGCTTCTTGCGATCCCTCAAGGAGAGGGGCGTCGACGGCGTCGCGTGCGTCACCTCCGACGCCCACGCGGGGCTCAGGCGCGCGATCGAGGAGGTGTTCGCGGGAGCTGCTTGGCAGAGGTGCGTCATCCACCTGGAGCGCAACGTGTGCGCCTGCGCCAAGACCAGGCGCGCGAGGTCGCTCATAGGGAGGGTCGTCGCGTCGGTGTTCAGGGAGGAGGACCCGCATCTGGTGCGCGAGCTCTACTCGCGGGCGATCGACGAGGTCGGAGCGATATGCAAGAGCGCGGGCGAGCTCTTGGAGGAAGCCGAGGCGGACGCCCTGGCGTACCTCGACTTCCCGAAGGAGCACAGGAGGCGGCTTCGCACCAACAACGTGCAGGAGAGGACGAACAGGGAGATCAAGAGGCGCTCGCGCGTGGTGCAGGTCTTCCCCTCGGCGGCATCGCTCGTCCGACTTGTCGGGGCGGTGCTCGCGGAGCAGGACGAGGACTGGTCGGCGAGGAGGTACTTCAGCGGCCCGTCGATAGCGAAGACGTTCGAGCGGCGCGAACCCGAGCCGAAGCCATGCGACGTCGAGGAGATCGCCAGGAAGGCCGCGACCATAATCGGGATAGCCAAGGACGAGAATGTTGCCATCGGGAAGAGGGCCGCTTAA
- a CDS encoding ATP-binding protein has protein sequence MPANPFTPTFGIVPAYMAGREDVIGELLRALDNGVGDPNLVTIVSGARGTGKTALLSYVADEAAARGWIAVNVSALPGMLDEIIQQTKKRAEHLVEPSGTARISSIRFGNIAEVKLQEAESEAATWRIRMEDLLDELAETSTGLLITIDEVREDLDEMIQVASAMQHFLREHRNIALLMAGLPTHVSALLQNKSVSFLRRANYHDLGTVEDFEVAQAMTKTIEGAGRSIGDEALEKAVASINGFPYMLQLVGYRAWEASPESLCLSVADIDVGVSHARIDMRRKIFDTTFKELSKGDVRFLAAMLEDEGASELADIARRMGKKSNYASEYKRRLIEQGVIADRGQGRLRIEIPLFKDYLKERLGHDMPKGRGC, from the coding sequence ATGCCAGCCAACCCCTTTACGCCGACGTTCGGCATTGTTCCCGCTTATATGGCAGGTCGAGAAGACGTCATCGGCGAGCTGCTGCGCGCTCTTGACAACGGCGTGGGAGACCCCAATCTTGTCACCATCGTCTCCGGCGCGCGCGGCACGGGCAAGACGGCCCTTCTCTCCTACGTGGCTGACGAAGCCGCGGCTCGTGGATGGATAGCTGTCAACGTCTCTGCATTGCCTGGCATGTTGGACGAAATCATACAGCAGACGAAAAAGCGCGCCGAGCATCTTGTCGAGCCCAGCGGCACTGCAAGGATCTCAAGCATTCGCTTCGGAAACATCGCCGAGGTCAAGCTTCAGGAGGCGGAATCCGAGGCGGCCACCTGGCGAATCCGCATGGAAGACCTGCTGGACGAGCTCGCCGAGACGAGCACCGGGCTGCTGATCACCATCGACGAGGTGAGAGAAGATCTCGACGAGATGATTCAAGTTGCCTCGGCGATGCAGCACTTTTTGCGCGAACATCGCAACATCGCGCTGCTCATGGCGGGTTTGCCGACTCATGTGAGCGCTCTTCTGCAGAACAAGTCCGTCTCGTTTCTTCGCCGCGCCAATTACCACGATCTTGGGACGGTGGAAGATTTCGAAGTGGCGCAGGCGATGACGAAGACCATTGAAGGCGCGGGACGCTCCATCGGCGACGAGGCTCTCGAGAAGGCCGTGGCGTCGATCAACGGCTTCCCCTACATGCTGCAGCTTGTTGGCTATCGGGCTTGGGAGGCGTCGCCTGAAAGCCTGTGCCTCTCGGTCGCCGACATCGACGTCGGCGTTTCCCATGCTCGCATCGACATGCGCCGCAAGATATTCGACACGACCTTCAAGGAGCTTTCGAAGGGCGACGTGCGGTTTCTGGCAGCCATGTTGGAAGACGAAGGCGCAAGCGAGCTTGCCGATATTGCACGGCGCATGGGCAAGAAAAGCAATTACGCGTCGGAATACAAGCGCCGCCTCATCGAACAGGGCGTTATCGCCGACCGCGGGCAGGGTCGTTTGAGAATTGAGATTCCGCTGTTCAAAGACTACCTGAAAGAGCGTTTGGGCCACGACATGCCAAAGGGCAGAGGATGCTGA
- a CDS encoding sensor histidine kinase: MELIACIIGIAAGACAVAFLYERELARMARFVRQRDRLSNQPLAVSLPGPGVVRVADAVNAEVDVARVERQAARQEQQAFQRDLAGFAHDIRTPLAGARGFVQLACDDLAAGEAAVERLGEAAAGAGAASAAGAAGEAADAGAADARAASVRRYLAAATRRLDDMNGLLDALYVYTQAIDPDRTLHLEPIALQPALAQVLVDRFADFEAQGRAVHLSFEDQSAEILADREALARIFSNVVENALRHGRGDVDIDQRGRELRFSNAVDPAVASVIDAGRLFERFYRADPSRTTPGAGLGLASAKSLADSMGLALAASVEPGRFTITLAW; this comes from the coding sequence ATGGAATTGATCGCGTGCATCATCGGCATTGCGGCAGGGGCGTGCGCCGTCGCGTTTCTGTATGAGCGCGAGCTGGCGCGCATGGCACGGTTCGTGCGGCAGCGCGACCGGCTGAGCAACCAGCCGCTTGCGGTCAGCCTGCCGGGGCCGGGCGTTGTGCGGGTGGCCGATGCCGTGAACGCCGAGGTAGACGTGGCTCGCGTCGAGCGGCAGGCGGCTCGGCAGGAGCAGCAGGCGTTCCAGCGCGATCTGGCCGGGTTTGCGCACGACATCCGCACGCCGCTGGCCGGCGCCCGCGGTTTTGTGCAGCTGGCCTGCGACGATCTGGCAGCGGGAGAGGCGGCGGTCGAACGTCTGGGCGAGGCGGCGGCAGGCGCGGGCGCGGCATCGGCGGCGGGTGCGGCAGGCGAGGCGGCGGATGCGGGCGCGGCCGACGCTCGGGCCGCCTCCGTCCGCCGCTACCTGGCTGCGGCAACTCGGCGGCTCGACGATATGAACGGCCTGCTCGACGCACTGTACGTCTACACGCAGGCGATCGATCCCGACCGCACGCTGCACCTGGAGCCTATTGCCCTCCAGCCTGCGCTCGCCCAGGTGCTCGTGGACCGTTTCGCCGATTTTGAAGCCCAGGGCCGCGCCGTCCATCTCAGCTTCGAAGACCAGTCTGCGGAAATTCTTGCCGACCGCGAAGCCCTCGCGCGCATCTTTTCCAACGTGGTGGAAAACGCCTTGCGCCATGGCCGGGGCGACGTGGACATCGACCAGCGCGGTCGTGAGCTGCGGTTTTCCAACGCCGTCGACCCCGCCGTCGCATCTGTCATCGACGCCGGCCGCCTGTTCGAGCGCTTCTACCGCGCCGACCCTTCGCGCACCACGCCCGGCGCGGGCCTGGGCCTGGCCAGCGCCAAAAGCCTTGCCGATTCCATGGGCCTTGCCCTTGCCGCCAGCGTCGAGCCCGGCCGCTTCACCATCACCCTGGCTTGGTAG